The Christiangramia flava JLT2011 genome has a segment encoding these proteins:
- a CDS encoding AIR synthase related protein, with product MSKEVSKRYAGRGVSAGKEDVHNAIKNVDKGLFPKAFCKIIPDQLTGSEEHCLIMHADGAGTKSSLAYMYWKETGDLSVWKGIAQDALIMNIDDLLCVGATNNILLSSTIGRNKNLIPGEVISAIINGTEELLADLKEFGVEIHSTGGETADVGDLVRTIIVDSTVTARMRRDEVIDNANIKPGNVIVGLASFGQASYEKEYNGGMGSNGLTSARHDVFSKILAEKYPESFDSSIPEELIYSGTKKLTDSVEGSPINAGKLVLSPTRTYAPIIKKVLSEIGKDQINGMVHCSGGAQTKILHFIEQHHIIKDDLFETPPLFRLIQSESKTDWKEMYQVFNMGHRMELYVDPSVAEEIIEISRSFNVDAKIIGRVEANKTKKLTIQSSHGKFEY from the coding sequence ATGAGCAAAGAAGTTAGTAAACGATATGCCGGCCGCGGAGTTTCTGCCGGAAAAGAAGACGTTCACAACGCTATCAAGAATGTAGATAAAGGGCTTTTTCCGAAGGCCTTCTGTAAGATCATTCCAGACCAGTTAACAGGAAGCGAGGAGCATTGCCTCATAATGCATGCTGATGGTGCAGGGACTAAAAGTTCACTGGCTTATATGTACTGGAAAGAAACCGGCGATCTTTCAGTCTGGAAAGGTATTGCTCAGGATGCGCTGATTATGAACATAGATGACCTACTTTGTGTTGGGGCCACCAATAATATTCTGCTTTCGTCAACAATCGGAAGAAATAAGAATCTGATTCCTGGCGAAGTGATTTCGGCTATTATTAATGGAACCGAAGAACTGCTGGCCGATCTAAAAGAGTTTGGGGTCGAGATCCATTCTACAGGCGGAGAAACGGCAGATGTAGGAGACCTTGTGCGCACGATCATTGTGGATTCTACGGTGACAGCGCGTATGCGCAGGGATGAGGTGATCGATAATGCTAATATCAAGCCTGGAAATGTGATCGTAGGCCTTGCGTCGTTCGGGCAGGCTTCTTATGAAAAGGAATATAACGGCGGAATGGGCAGTAACGGACTTACTTCCGCACGTCACGATGTTTTTTCAAAGATTTTAGCTGAAAAATATCCGGAAAGTTTCGACAGTTCCATTCCTGAAGAATTGATTTATTCCGGAACTAAAAAGCTTACAGATTCGGTTGAAGGTAGTCCTATTAATGCAGGTAAACTGGTGCTTTCTCCAACAAGAACATACGCCCCGATCATCAAGAAGGTTCTTTCTGAAATTGGAAAGGATCAGATTAATGGGATGGTGCATTGTAGCGGAGGTGCACAAACCAAAATTCTCCATTTTATCGAGCAGCATCATATTATCAAAGATGATCTTTTCGAAACCCCACCCTTGTTTCGTCTAATTCAGTCGGAAAGTAAAACCGACTGGAAAGAGATGTATCAGGTCTTCAATATGGGGCACCGAATGGAACTGTATGTAGATCCTTCAGTTGCAGAAGAGATCATCGAAATTTCCAGATCTTTTAACGTAGATGCCAAGATTATTGGGAGAGTGGAAGCCAATAAAACCAAAAAACTGACTATTCAAAGCTCCCACGGAAAGTTTGAATATTAG